The nucleotide window ACCGGCAGGCCCTGCGCACCGTACGGGGGGGCGTGGGCGGTACCGTCGCCGGGGTAAGGCGCGGCAGGCTGCACATGCCCCTGGGGCGCGGCTCCGTGCGGGTGGGATGGCTGGCCCATGTTTGCAGGGGCCGGGCTTGGCGGCAGCAGCGCCCCGTGCGACAGGGTGGGGTCCAGTTCCGCGCCAAAGCGCAGGTCTTCGGCGTACAGGGTGTCCCCTTCGGCAAAGGCCACCGCGCGGGTGATGCAGTTCTTCACCTCGCGCACATTGCCCGGCCAGCCGTAGGCCAGCAGTTTTTCCAGTGCCCCGCGTGAAAGGCCCATGGCCGGGCGCTTCAGGGTTTGGGCGGCCTGCTTCAGGAAGTAGTCGGCCAGGGCGGGAATGTCTTCGCGCCGGTCGCGCAAGGGCGGGGTGTTGATGGTGATCACGGCCAGCCGGTAGTACAGGTCCTCGCGGAAGGTGCCCTGGCGGGCGCAGTCCTTCAGGTCCACGTTGGTGGCGGCGATGATGCGCGCGTCGAAGGGCAGTTCGTCGTCGCTGCCCAGGGGGCGGATGCGCCGCACCGACAGGGCGCGCAGCAGGGCCTGCTGTACCTTGGGCGAGGCGTTGCCTATTTCGTCGAGGTGCAGCGTGCCGCCGTCTGCCGCCACGAAGGCCCCCTTGCGCTCGCCCCGTGCCTCGGAAAAGGCCCCCTTCACGTGCCCGAACAGGGCGTCCAGCAGCAGGTTTTCGTCAAGCGCCCCGCAGTTGATGGAAATGAACGGCCCGCCCGAACGGTCCCCGGTCATGTGGATGGCCTCGGCGGCCAGTTCCTTGCCGGTGCCCGTCTCGCCGATGATCAGCACGTCGGCCTCGACACCGGCGGCCTTGCGGATCATGCCGCGCAGTGCGCGCACAGATTCGCTGGTGCCCACGATGCCGGGCATGGTGTCCTGCGGCGAAAGCTGGCTCTGCGGCTGCTGTTGCGCGATTTCCGTGTCCAGGCATACCCGCTGCCGTCGCCGGGTGGACTGGATGTGCTCGTCGCGCAGGCGCAGTTCTTCGTTGCGCGCCTGCAAAGCGGCCAGCATTTCGTTGGTGATCTGGCGCAGGGCCTCCGCCTCCGGGTGGACGCGGTCCAGTTCTATGGGAGCAAGGTCGCCCGATTCCAGCTTGCCGCTGGCTTCTTCCGCAATGCGGTGCAGCGGCCCGGCTATGCCACGCCCCAGCATGCCCAGAATGAACGCGGACGCCGCGCTGGCGCACAGCCCGAACACGAACAGCGCGCCATACAGCTTGTACGACGCGGCCATGGCCAGAAAGCTGGTGTCGGTGTAGACGATGCCGCCGACCACCACGGTGCTGGCGCCCGGCCCTTCGCTGAAGGTGACCGGGGCGTAGCTGATGTAGAAGGCGCGGTTCAAGGGCGAGGGGTCTTCCAGCATGGTGCCCAGGCGGCTCTGGCCGGAATTGCCGGACTGCACCTCGGTGACCATGCCCCAGTATCGTTCCTGTTCCGGATTGGGACGGAACGCCGCTTCGAAGCCGGATCGGCCGAAGTCGCCGCGCATGCCCGAGCGGACCGTGTCGGTGGACAGGTCCAGGTTTGGATGTTCCGGCGATTCGGATTGGAACAGTATCCAGCCGTGCGAGTCGAAGAAGAAGCTGCGGTGTTTTTCCGTTTCTTCCGGAAAGATGTACAGCGGCGACCGGCGCGATGCGTAAACCGACAGCACGTTGCGCAGGGCCAGCATGTCCACCGACAGGGTGAGCAGCCCGGTCTGGTTGCCCGCCGCGTCCTGAACGGGCGTGGTCAGCCGCAGCACGTGCATGGACAGCCCCTGCACGGTCCCTGCCGTGGGCACCGAGGGGTAGACCACCTCGGTGGGGGCGGAAATGCGCACGAAGCCGGGCTTGGGCTCTTGCGTGGTCTGGCGGGTCAGCGGGCCGAACCGGGTGGCCAGGGCCTGTTCCAGCGGCACCATCCACACGTCGCGCCCGGTGTTCAGCAACACCATGCGGTTGTCGGGCGTGGAACCCTGATAGGCGATTTCGCGGTACAGGGTACCCATGGTCTCGGCGCGGGTGCGCAGGTGGTGGGCCAGCGAGGCGGCCGAGATGTCGGTGCGGGCAAGGTAGAGCAGTTCGCGCCGGGCCTGCTGGAGCACCTGCTCCATTTCGTGGGCCTGGGCCAGGGTGGCCAGCAGCGAACTGCGCCCCAGTGCGTCGTGCAGGAAATTCTGGGAGATGCGGTGAGAAATGACCCCGCTGATGACCAGCAGCAGCATGAACGCGGGCAGCGCCGCGAAGAGCAGCCGCTTGGCAATGCTCCATTCCGCGAAATTGCCTTCCAGCCGGAACAGCGAGCCGAACAGCGGCGGCCGATAGTAGCGCATGCCTTCTCCCTGCCGTGGGTGCGTGGCGGTGGCCGCCCGTATCGGGGCGGAGCGCAGGAACGACCGACCCGCCGAGGTCCGTTTTCAACTGCAAGCGTGGCCGAAACGTGCCCGGCTGGCGCGCCAGCCGTTCGGGCCGCCCCGGCAGCGGATGCGCACTGCATTCGCCGAGGGCGTACACCTTTGTTTATGAGCGTTTCTTTCCTGTTTCGCAACCGGTGGCACGAACGGAACGGGGTGACTGGTGCGGGGTGCTCTTTGGTACGTGCAGGTTGAGAAATTATGTACAAGGCTTTGCGCGATCGTGCAAGCGCAACTTGCGCGAAATGAAATTGATTTTGTATTTTAACGTGTTGGGTTGTGTGGCATGCGGCTTGCTACCTCCGTGTCGCGCGGTGACAACCGCGCAATGCGCAGGACCAAAACCGCACTCCAAGGGGGGGTGCGGGTGGACGGAAAGGCGGGCTTCGCGGCCGGACGGGATCGCCAGGGGCGAGGACGGGCCGGGGGCGGTAGCCCAAAAGGGCGGCAGGGGCTGCCCGCAACCTGGAGGATGCACATGAGAAGGATCAAGACGCTGTTCCTGTCGCTGCTTACGTTCGTGCTGGCCATTCCCGGCCTGGCACTGGCCGCTGGCGGCGGCGGCGCGCCCGTGGTCATCGTGGCCGACACCCGCAAGCTGGACGGGGTACTGGCCTGGTGGGCCAACCTGTACAATGAAAGCCACGTGCAGTTCGCCGTGCTGACCATCATCCTGATTCCGCTGGTCGGCGTGATCTTCGGCGTGATCGCCGACATCGTGATGAACTGGATCGGCATCGACCTGAAGTCCCGCGAACTGGCCGAACACTAGGCCGCGCCCGCACCAAAGGAGAATAACGATGGAATGGCTCTATATCCTCATGCCCATCGCGGGCGTTAAGATCTTCTGGCCCGGCCTGATCATCCTCGGCGTGGGCGTCGGCATCATCGGCGGTTTCTTTGGCATGGGCGGCGCCTGGATGGTCACCCCCGGCCTGAACATCCTCGGCTTTCCCATGGCCTTCGCCATCGGGACGGACATCGCCCACATGGCGGGCAAGTCGCTCATCTCCACCATGCGCCACGGCAGGTTCGGCAACGTGGACTACAAGTTGGGCCTGATCATGCTGGTGGGCACCGTGGTGGGCTTTGAAGTGGGCGCCCAGATGGTCATGTGGCTGGAACGGATAGGCAACGTCGAAAAGGTGGTGCGCTGGATCTACATCGCGCTGCTTGCCGCCATTGCCTGGATGGTCTTCCACGACGTGGCCAAGCGCCGCGAAAAGGAACGCCAGGCCGCCGCGCGTGGTGAAACGCTGGAAGCGGGCGCCACCGGCGTCGAGTGGCACAAGACCCTGCACAAGATCAAGATTCCCCCGATGGTGCACCTGAAGGAAGCGGGCGTGTACTGCTCCGCGTGGCTGCCCATCTTCGTCAGCTTCGCCACCGGCTGGCTGGCTGGCATCCTCGGCATCGGCGGCGGTCTCATCCGCATGCCCGCCCTCATCTACCTCATTGGCTGCCCGACGCACGT belongs to Nitratidesulfovibrio sp. and includes:
- a CDS encoding sigma 54-interacting transcriptional regulator — protein: MRYYRPPLFGSLFRLEGNFAEWSIAKRLLFAALPAFMLLLVISGVISHRISQNFLHDALGRSSLLATLAQAHEMEQVLQQARRELLYLARTDISAASLAHHLRTRAETMGTLYREIAYQGSTPDNRMVLLNTGRDVWMVPLEQALATRFGPLTRQTTQEPKPGFVRISAPTEVVYPSVPTAGTVQGLSMHVLRLTTPVQDAAGNQTGLLTLSVDMLALRNVLSVYASRRSPLYIFPEETEKHRSFFFDSHGWILFQSESPEHPNLDLSTDTVRSGMRGDFGRSGFEAAFRPNPEQERYWGMVTEVQSGNSGQSRLGTMLEDPSPLNRAFYISYAPVTFSEGPGASTVVVGGIVYTDTSFLAMAASYKLYGALFVFGLCASAASAFILGMLGRGIAGPLHRIAEEASGKLESGDLAPIELDRVHPEAEALRQITNEMLAALQARNEELRLRDEHIQSTRRRQRVCLDTEIAQQQPQSQLSPQDTMPGIVGTSESVRALRGMIRKAAGVEADVLIIGETGTGKELAAEAIHMTGDRSGGPFISINCGALDENLLLDALFGHVKGAFSEARGERKGAFVAADGGTLHLDEIGNASPKVQQALLRALSVRRIRPLGSDDELPFDARIIAATNVDLKDCARQGTFREDLYYRLAVITINTPPLRDRREDIPALADYFLKQAAQTLKRPAMGLSRGALEKLLAYGWPGNVREVKNCITRAVAFAEGDTLYAEDLRFGAELDPTLSHGALLPPSPAPANMGQPSHPHGAAPQGHVQPAAPYPGDGTAHAPPYGAQGLPVAANGASMGGQAGATVYDPVSGRIVAAGSGNDGQDWSDATGMHGGPGRHDRAGTPPGNARQTRNGTDTGSMPPLSALSALNPRQRAAWEFISRNGGITRTQYQDIVGNEIPVRTAQYDLQDMVRKGFIRKVGKGPATRYVLTDGGAPAPARR
- a CDS encoding DVU0150 family protein; translation: MRRIKTLFLSLLTFVLAIPGLALAAGGGGAPVVIVADTRKLDGVLAWWANLYNESHVQFAVLTIILIPLVGVIFGVIADIVMNWIGIDLKSRELAEH
- a CDS encoding sulfite exporter TauE/SafE family protein, with amino-acid sequence MEWLYILMPIAGVKIFWPGLIILGVGVGIIGGFFGMGGAWMVTPGLNILGFPMAFAIGTDIAHMAGKSLISTMRHGRFGNVDYKLGLIMLVGTVVGFEVGAQMVMWLERIGNVEKVVRWIYIALLAAIAWMVFHDVAKRREKERQAAARGETLEAGATGVEWHKTLHKIKIPPMVHLKEAGVYCSAWLPIFVSFATGWLAGILGIGGGLIRMPALIYLIGCPTHVAVGTDLFEVAISGLYGAATYTYKGRTELVAAMIMLVGASIGAQVGAVATKYIKGYGIRIAFGLAVVGCALSILMKLVQPWVPQLKDVLDAGATVLVLGLVSCMSLYIFVRMVQGVKMELARKKAA